In the genome of Myripristis murdjan chromosome 21, fMyrMur1.1, whole genome shotgun sequence, the window ttctagagtgaaagtttttaactgttttgcttaacccagacgctcaggttgcataacctacagccgagagactttactaaacatcagagtaaagcatgctgcaagaactgaggctctctgctttgatgtggacacactacgccagcacgggattttacctgcgtctacaccggccgtcaccagggagaggagggagcgcaagcggtgcgaacgtaaacaaaggaaggggaagagagccgggatccacgctaggctagaGGCTagaggctacaggctaaaggctacaggctaaaggctaacctccccagaccagcaggaccgtggctcttgctctctaatgttcgctccctcgacaacaagctggacgagctacgcttgctaagacacccgcaggagagagactgctgtgtgcttgcttttgcggagacatggctccatggaaacatcccatccctgcaggagtagagcactgaacattgccagagacccctctcacccgctccacaaatactttgagctgctgccatcaggcaaacggtgaaaagcaaaaccgccagaatgagcaacagcttcctccagaaagctgttagacttttaaactgctaactttaccatcagtcggggatcctaagtgaaaaactctatctcattttgtgtgcactactgctgtatgtgtagcttaatgacaataaagcttgatttgatttgatttgatttgatattctgacacacttggtggcgcaacctttactcggttcaagcaaatgggggacTTGCAGGGGCAAATGTTATtgcggtgcgcgatgcgtgctagataggtgcagccacaaaatgtcgagaagttgcccagaactactcagagaagcagcaacTTTAACTGGAAAGGCTCTCAGCaaaactcctccggctccggcagacttccaggcttcagacctaagcaatcgattagGCTATATTcgcgttagtcccgcccactgactttgatgggtgactttgacagataaaattaattcatgaagcactgcaacaccggtccataaaataattaaataaataatgaaataattatatatgtgtttttacattaaatgagctggtattttaatgaattaatgacacatttatttatttaattcccattttaattaattaatgacacttttaagtatttaaagatgtatttatttatttcattctgtcccttttagtcctccatagttGCAAACCCGCTTACACGACTTTGACAACAGAGCCTTTTTCCAACCCATAGTAAGACCCCACAGTGACACATCCTGATATGGCCCATGCCATGACTGTCATCATTGGGATCAGATGGCTTCATATCCATCAGGGGTATGTAGAGTGCTTTTGTCTTGGCCTGAGGGACAATGGTCCTGCTCCCTGTCATACTAAGATCAGCCTCTGAAGCTCTTCTAACCGTAACTACTTGGCGAGCCCTTTGTGGGTTAATATCTGAAAATGGATTGAATATCTGAAAATGCTCAAGAAATGTCACTGGGCAAAAAGTGTTAATATTCCTTACTTTGTTATAAAAATACATTGCACATGAAATCCTTTGTGAATAACCATCTTGCAAAGTAAATTTGatccatttcattttgactATTTTGCATGAAATCGCATAAACATCTATTTTCCGGGGCTTTCGGTGCTCcaggcattcattcattcatcttctaaaccgcttatcctcactagggtcgcgggggggttgctggagcctatcccagcgctcatagggcgaaggcagtgaaacaccctggacaggtcgccagtccatcgcagggctgCTTCAGGCATAAAGAAGTTAATATCTGAAAATGCTTGAGGGATATCACCAGGCACCCTCCTTATTCTGTGGAGGTATCCCTAAGCTCATCATATTCAATTTATCAGCGTTGTGTTTCACCTGTGCACTGTAAATCAAAGATTCACTTCAGGGAAGTTTGCCTCATCTTCTGAACTTGGTCCCCCTGCCAAGTTTACATGTGATAGAATGATCGCACCAAGGACAGACCCTGTTGAGACCAACCCCTTCTGGGGCACCTGTCTGGCTTTTGGGGGATCTCGCTTTGCCAGATGTGGCGTGTGTCCTTTTAGGCTCCATCAGAGACTCGATTCTGCCTGTGGGCCCCCAGTGTCAACTTCTCCCTTAAGGCGAGACACGGCAGGCAAAATCATCGATTTTTCATGCAGTGGTCAATTAAAGTCAATTAAGGTCAATCAAAGAGATTTTGGGCTCTTTCACTCCATGAACATGTAATCTTTCAAACTACCATGAAGAAAATGTCCAAATTatacatttatgtgtttatttcatcGCGTTTGGTCTGCTAGAGGGGTTAAATTTACTCCGCGCTGGGCGGAGTTCCAGTCCACTGCTCTCTCACTGAAGCGGAGTCTCCGCTCTCCGtctcccacacatgcacacaacgcAATGTTATCCAAACAAGGGCATTTCCTTTCTACCAGCAACCAATCATGAACATCCAAAGGGGTATTTAAAGCTAGGAGCGTAATCTCATTGGTCTGTGTTGGTTTCTGGTATCATGATTCGTTCAGACGCTTCACGCGGTATATTTGACATATCCTTTTCGCGGGATTTGTTGTCAATGAATGAACGCAATGTCGGGAAAATCAGTAAAGAGGAGACAACAACTGTTAAAAGCCAGGGAATGCAAAAGGAAGAAAGCAGATGAATTACCCCGTGAAAAATATTCGGGAAGCGCTTCTTCGCGTAAACTGTCGATGGGAAACCGGGGGGAGTTGGATCTTGTGAATACCGACACGCATGCCACACAGCAGTGGCTGCTTGTCCATGTCGCCCGACTGAACGAGCTAATAAATGATTTAGTTTGTCCAAATTGTGCTGGGTCAAGGCTGACAATAATTATAGATGAGAAAAATCAGGGGTTTTGCAGCAGCCTGTTGCTGGAGTGCCGTCTGTGTCACACAGACAAGTACAGGAGGAGTGTTTACACGTCGCCGCGACTTCAAGATGAATCCCGTAGTGATGTGGCGTTTGACGTCAATGTGAGGATGGTCCTCTTGGCCCACGAGTTGGGTCTGGGGTATGCTGccctaaaaaaaataagtaaggTGTTGGGGATCCCTGCCCTTCACCTTAAAACCTATCAGAGGCACGACAAGAGAGTGACAGGTatggagacagggagggaaTTAGCCCCACCTTGCAATATTATGACATTACTGTAACATTATCTGTTGTGTATGGATGGaataaatatgcatttataAGAACAGAATAAAGTGCCATCATGCATTATGTTGGTCAGTTTTGCTTGTACAGTGCAGATTTCGATTCAGTggcaaaaatgaagaaagaaaataaatcttcAAATCTAATATGATTGCTTTATGACAAAATCATAGACGGAGtttgcggggggggggggggggggggggggggggcgtagcgtctgaaatgtgtcactacattgagtcaaaaataggtccaatatttttttttctgtatacatatctacaaacatttaagcaatgcaataaaataagattattttcagaaataaatctgaattacattatgtttggtattgtaataaataaaataataataaaaaaaaatgtttggcccccccagcgcaaatttcaaactccgcctatggaCAAAATGTGTACACTGGGCAGACCTAGTGTGTGTAATAGTGAATAGTAGCTGCAGCCCTCCACTCTCTGTGCCTGAGCAGACTTTTTACCAGCTCAAGCAGTTTAGTTACAAGCTCCAGCAGCCTCACACCACAGTACCTTTACTGAAGCATGTGGCAGCTCCGGCCCGAGTGCCCATTGCTCATGCTTCAGCCCTGCTTCCAGTTTCTGCTTAACTGCAACCAGAGATTGTCCAACCTGTGTCACCCCATCCAGCTATGCTGGCTAGATCGGCAACACGTCAACCTCCAGTGCCTATGCTGGAGGCCAAAAGtatgcaaagcagtaatcagagcaaagggtggctattttgaagaaactagaatataaaacatgttttcagttatctcacctttttttgttaagtacataactccacatgtgttcattcatagttttgattccttcagtgagaatctacaatgtaaatagtcatgaaaataaagaaaatgcattgaatgagaaggtgtgtccaaacttttggcctgtactgtatggtTTGCCTTATACCAATCCCCATACAGTTCCACTTCCTGTAAACCCGGTAACCTTCCTGGGTCTAGAGAGCCTGCAGCATCCCATGCCTCCAGAGTCTGCAGCAGTCTTGGTTTTCCAGTTTCCTGTGTATCCAGTGACCAAGTTTCCTAAGCTTCCAGTGGCCCATTTTCCTGGCTTCACCTCCTGAGTCTTCAGTGGTTCAACCTCATGTGGTTCCTGAGGTCAACCCTCTGGCTTCCTGATGTACAATTCCTGTTTCTTCCATCCAAGGATCCTTGACATGTGTCCTCCTACATTCAGACAAGCTGACCTCTAGACCCGTTCCACCTATGTCACCGGTCCTTGTTGTGGTCCCGTGCACGGCACCAGCCTTGAGAGTGGTGTCGTTCACGTCGCCGGCCTAATGAGGGGGTCCTCCTTCGCCATCTCAAGAGCAGCCACGTTAACATATGACAATTCCTTGGCACACAGAGGTTGCTCAGTATAGTTCCTTTGCACAAAGAGGAGTTCTTGCCAGTGGTCAGTCACAAGCACTTGGGGCGCAATAGAGTAAACTAGTTTGTCTCGTGTCACTAAAAGACATCACTTCAAACGTTAAAAGGTTGCTAATCACTGTTGTAAGTGTTGGACTCATCTACTCAGACCAAGAGATGCCCTACATTGTCCAGAATTGCTAGTCActgcttgatttaaaaaaaaaaaaacctcaacatGGCACTTCAGTGGTGACATTTACTTACCTCTCTAGGTTTTTACTCTTCAGTGAACCCAAAAGCCAAATGCTTTTTGTCTGTACCATGATGTAatgctgttattattgctgtattgaattgatattttaatgtttatgtcTTTAACATCgattgtgtatttattattacatttacattttactgtgtaaattattcacttttatttattattttaattgctTTTGTATTGTATGTACATTTGTATTGTCATCAGAACAGAACTGCAAAAGAGAGCTTGCTCTCAATTGACCCGCCCTAAATGAATAAAGCTATGACAATGATCTCCCATCTCAGCCATGTCATTAGTTGTTGCTGCAATGTGAGGATAAAAACAAGACTCAAATCACAACACACCATGACAGGGATGGGGAGGCAACAAGATGGCCATTTCTACTCCAGCAACTTGGTAGGTTAGGTCAAGTGCAGTTGCCTATTGTCAGCATGATGGATAATGTTTCAGTTATGACTGTGTTTACTCTGTCGGGGTTGAATGGCACAGCGAACCACAGAGTCACTCTCTTCTGCCTCACTCTGTTGTGTTACTGTGTGATTTGGCTGGTTAATGTGACAGTCATTGTTGCCATCATTGTGGACAAAAGCCTTCACGAGCCCATGTACATCTTCCTGTGTAATCTCTGCATCAATGGACTTTATGGGACATCAGGCTTTTACCCCAAATTCCTCATGGATCTGTTGTCTCCTTCTCATGTCATTTCTTACACCGGATGCCTGCTACAGGGTTTTGTGATACACTCCTCAGCTTGTGGTGACTTCTCTATCCTAGCTCTGATGGCCTATGACAGATATGTGGCAATATGTCGACCTCTGGTGTACCACTCTGTTATGACCaaagaaagagtgtgttttttagtgtttttgacCTGGCTTTTGCCactttatttgttgttcatgagcacaataacaacagcaagaTTAACATTATGTGGCTCACACATACCCAAGATCTACTGTGTTAACTGGTTAATTGGAAAACTAGCTTGCTCTATGTCAATTGCCAACATTGTTATTCCATACTTTaatattagtttttatttgtgccatgttatttttgtcatttggtcTTATATGTTGTTAATCAAAACATGTATAAAATCCAAAGAGAACAGGGGGAAGTTTATGCAAACATGTGTGCCACATTTGCTGTCATTACtcaatgttgttgtttctttgctttttgatTTAATGTACACGCGGTTTGGCTCAAAAGAGTTATCACAAAACCTCCAGAACTTCATGTCAATAGAATTTCTCTTCATTCCTCCAATCGTCAATCCTCTAATATATGGTTTCACACTGACCAAAATTAGGAACAGAATTCTGGGTGTTATATGGAGCAAAAGTTGACTGAAGTATCTAGACAATAACCATGAACTGGTCTGTGAGGAGCTCCAGCTCATGATTTTAACACAATGAACATGTTTTGTCAAATATACATGGACTTCATTAATTGGATTTTTACAAAAAGCATTGTTAAATTCATTATGTTTATTTCAGCAGTTTGAGTGTCACTCAGATGAAGTATCAGTAATATCATCTATCGGTTAACATTTGTCCAGCACCATTATTCAGTACAATAAGGTGAGTTTATGGAAACTGCTaacaagaaagaaatcaatATAGGTCTAATATTTTGAAGGATACACAAGGTCTACATATTTGACTTGATCTGTTATTGatgtttcctctttttaataTGTTTGTGCAAGTTTATCACATTACGTTAGTATCATTTTTCATGACATCTGTGCCTCATCATTCAGGTTTCTTATCTCATATACTTGTCCTTCAAATTTTCTATTGCATATTATGTAGCTTTTGAGAGTATTTAATGCAGAAATCTGAATTCAACTTCATTTCCAATTACACTATGCATTTGTACAGCAATTTAAGGCCAAATTAGAGTAAAATACTCAGAAGGTTAGATCAGACAGATCATTTTGATGCAActctttggagaaaaaaaagaaagaaaagaaaaaaatgggatattgcatgtctatttttttttattgtaacacTTGTGTAGTGTCAAAGTGTAGtgtcaaagtgaaactgcactatAATGTGAACAAAATGCTCATAGAATGGACAGCCTACTCTTTATTTATCGGTGCTACCAACAATCTTTACATTGTAAATACAACTAAGGAAGTTTCTCATGTTATTCTCCTTTCACAGCCTTCACAGATCTGGCAGATCACCACAGTAGCCAAAAAGAAAAGGATCTGGCCTGTGCACACTGTGGCCATGATTACATAGACTTATTAGCAACTGAAATACTCATGGAAACAAGACAAGGTCAAAACCTAGTATATGGCTGGGTGTCTGTTCTAACCTCAGTTCTGTAAAAAGCAGCTGTACGAAAGAGCAGATTTTAAACCCTGATTATTAATAAATAGCTCCGATGCATTTTTATTGTCAAAACAGAATCCAGCACGGTTTTGATGATACAGCTCTGCCGCTATGGTGGCTTGCCTACTTAATTGTTTTGATTGTGACTAGTTGtctaaaatcttatcaaattTTGCCCCTTAGGTCCAGTGAATGCTTTCAGAATGTTTTCAACAATTAACTGTCATGTAGTTCTGATatattattaatgatttataggGAAATGATATTTTAGCTCTTTGTGCTGCTTAATTCCTCCAACcattataaaatgtttattaatgttaaGCAGTTTAAATGCATAGAGTAAGGCTTATGAGACACTGATTTGCCTGTTCtgaatatatatacatataaatatatatatatatatatatatatatatacagtgcaggccaaaagtttggacacaccttctcattcaatgcattttctttattttcatgactatttacattgtagattttcactgaaggaatcaaaactatgaatgaacacatgtggagttatgtacttaacaaaaaaaggtgaaataactgaaaacatgttttatattctagtttcttcaaaatagccaccctttgctctgattactgctttgcacactcttggcattctctcgatgagcttcaagaggtagtcacctgaaatggttttccaacagtcttgaaggagttcccagaggtgtttagcacttgttggcccctttgccttcactctgcggtccagctcaccccaaaccatctcgattgagttcaggtccggtgactgtggaggccaggtcatctggcgcagcactccatcactctccttcttggtcaaatagcccttacacagcctggaggtgtgtttgggattattgtcctgttgaaaaataaatgatcgtccaactaagcgcaaaccggatgggatggcatgtcgctgcaggaagctgtggtagccatgctggttcagtgtgccttcaattttgaataaatccccaacagtgtcaccagcaaaacacccccacaccatcacacctcctcctccatgcttcacagtgggaaccagacatgtggaatccatccgttcaccttttctgcgtctcacaaagacacggcggttggaaccaaagatctcaaatttggactcatcagaccaaagcacagatttccactggtctaatgtccattccttgtgtttcttggcccaaacaaatctcttctgcttgttgcctttccttagcagtggtttcctagcagctatttggccatgaaggcctgattcgcgcagtctcctcttaacagttgttctagagatgggtctgctgctagaactctgtgtggcatttatctggtctctgatctgagctgctgttaacttgtgatttctgaggctggtgactcggatgaacttgtcctcagaagcagaggtgactcttggggctctagtttcccggcgcagcgcggggtggcgcagtgaggtgaaccccgcgcagagctagtttcgaccggcgaagcgggagaggcggacagtgtccaagtttcgcaggcggaggttcgccaagatgggagtggcggcacagcggggggaggtgccgacagattcggcttggcgcagtgacagtttcgtgccaaaaggcttcgccgaggtgcgccaaaagctcgccgtctgaaaccacgtctactttcagcgcaaggcggagcggagctggcgcagtggaagtttggctggctggcgcacatcaccaaaacctcacgatcagcacaaacggtgccaatctcctttgatctgacatcagctgtgacgggacagttgatatggagatatatgtatgtgctgattgtgatcgtagcattgaatagtgtttttttcggtatttattgcatcgttcatgtgtctaacatcccggaagcctgcctgtgaggttttggtgacgtgtccgcactgctcgccggtctccgctccgcgcctgtctcctgagctccactccgcctgcggcaatagacctccatgtcagctgtgtaaactttcattacgccttcacgcagcgcattttaaaagcaaggacaggggctcatttgattgttacatgtgaatcggctgtgtcaaacccactccatgccttctctcctcccctccgccggtaggagggatggcggagtacttgcgccaccgagaacggcgtgccaaacttggaaaatccgcctggccacacccagttggcgaagcgcatctgcgctccgcccccgcctcgcctggtctgcgaaactagagcccttggaCTTCCTTTCCTgagtcggtcctcatgtgtgccagttttgttgtagcgcttgatcgTTTTTGCgcctccacttggggacacatttaaagtttttgtaattttccggactgactgaccttcatttcttcaagtaatgatggccactcgtttttctttagttagctgattggttcttgccataatatgaattttaacagttgtccaatagggctgtcggctgtgtagtaacctgacttctgcacaacacaactgatggtcccaaccccattgataaagcaagaaattccactaattaaccctgataaggcacacctgtgaagtgaaaaccatttcagagaagttgtgtccaaacttttggcctgtactgtatatatatatatatatatatatatatatatatatatatatatatacataaattaTTAAGTAATTGCATTAGGGTTACGGTTgctcaatttttaaaaaaaatgtattgtaatgaTTGGTCTGCtctgatcaataaaaaaaactgttaagttactgcattttctacatccaatTGGAAttattataatgttttttttgaaGAAGGCTTTTGAAGAAGCTCAATTTTTACTGTTGCTActcttaaaatttcaaataagtgtgaaacCATAGTCATATCATATCACTATCAAGATATTTAGCATAAATAtcgaggtatgaaattttgtccgtatcatgcagccctagcatgcacacacaca includes:
- the LOC115379951 gene encoding putative gustatory receptor clone PTE01, which gives rise to MMDNVSVMTVFTLSGLNGTANHRVTLFCLTLLCYCVIWLVNVTVIVAIIVDKSLHEPMYIFLCNLCINGLYGTSGFYPKFLMDLLSPSHVISYTGCLLQGFVIHSSACGDFSILALMAYDRYVAICRPLVYHSVMTKERVCFLVFLTWLLPLYLLFMSTITTARLTLCGSHIPKIYCVNWLIGKLACSMSIANIVIPYFNISFYLCHVIFVIWSYMLLIKTCIKSKENRGKFMQTCVPHLLSLLNVVVSLLFDLMYTRFGSKELSQNLQNFMSIEFLFIPPIVNPLIYGFTLTKIRNRILGVIWSKS